One window of the Chryseobacterium camelliae genome contains the following:
- a CDS encoding prolyl-tRNA synthetase yields MKGNIHKKLLGMLKSKGVLAVSGALLLVSCGAQMGGYSETDGVYYDPNKDTLPEGVIINSEGNRVGEYYDYYQDDSNVIQNAEMNSKAQDQKYNAWSGNTWNGAATDSDWGSFAGTEMNYYDNSWGGWGYPWGWYGGYSPYWGMNRGWGMGIGLSWGWGGAWGYNPYWNFGYSPFWGYDPYWGGGFYGYGYGYPYGGWGNGYWGGYYNAPLYRRSGSGGRGFINGANSGTGFNKYGGASGFRSNTGGFRNSNSNSGFRNSNGGFRNSSNGGFRNSNTMGGFRQQGNMNSGFRNQSGGYRSNPTYNQPTYRNDGGFRSNSGGGFNSGGGGFRGGGSVGGGGFRSGGGGGGFRGGR; encoded by the coding sequence ATGAAAGGAAATATACATAAAAAATTGCTGGGCATGCTGAAATCCAAAGGGGTTTTGGCTGTTTCCGGCGCACTGTTGCTGGTTTCCTGCGGAGCACAGATGGGGGGCTACAGTGAGACAGACGGGGTCTATTACGATCCTAATAAAGATACATTGCCTGAAGGTGTGATTATTAACAGTGAAGGCAACAGGGTAGGAGAATATTATGATTACTACCAGGATGATTCCAATGTAATCCAGAATGCAGAGATGAATTCCAAAGCACAGGACCAGAAATACAACGCCTGGAGCGGTAACACATGGAATGGTGCTGCTACAGACTCCGACTGGGGGTCATTTGCCGGTACCGAAATGAATTATTACGATAATTCATGGGGTGGCTGGGGCTATCCTTGGGGATGGTATGGCGGCTATAGTCCGTATTGGGGCATGAACCGGGGCTGGGGAATGGGCATAGGTCTTTCCTGGGGCTGGGGAGGTGCCTGGGGATACAACCCGTACTGGAACTTCGGGTATTCTCCGTTTTGGGGATATGACCCTTATTGGGGCGGAGGATTCTATGGCTATGGATACGGATATCCTTACGGAGGATGGGGTAACGGCTATTGGGGCGGTTACTATAATGCACCTCTTTACAGAAGAAGCGGCTCAGGCGGCAGAGGATTTATCAATGGTGCCAACAGCGGGACAGGATTTAATAAATACGGCGGGGCTTCCGGATTCAGAAGTAATACCGGAGGTTTCAGAAACTCTAATTCCAACAGCGGATTCAGAAACTCTAACGGAGGGTTCAGGAATTCTTCCAATGGTGGCTTCAGGAACTCGAATACTATGGGCGGTTTCAGGCAGCAGGGCAATATGAACAGCGGTTTCAGAAACCAGTCCGGCGGTTACCGAAGTAATCCTACGTATAATCAGCCAACGTACAGAAACGACGGTGGTTTCCGTTCTAACAGCGGTGGAGGCTTCAATTCAGGAGGCGGTGGCTTCAGAGGCGGCGGTTCTGTTGGCGGCGGCGGATTCAGATCCGGCGGCGGCGGCGGTGGATTCCGAGGTGGCAGATAA
- a CDS encoding OmpP1/FadL family transporter, with amino-acid sequence MSISAAFFAQAQDVSVIRNTAEIYSGSPNIGSAKFNAMAGSNGALGGDANSLLTNPAGLGVAISGEMSGTLSLTNNKNTSSLGGSSFEYRINKGDLGNVGAVMTFQMRPESPWKFVNLGVNFSSQSVENYVQTPGNSNIVYEFDAAGTRSSSFGGHAYDRYGYLTKTSIGVGANYNHNLYLGMGLNFFNANIDQSDTAIFNSLQNGSSEYFSKQNTPFSERGNGFSASVGVIGKVSPNFRLGAAIETPTFWDIDRGYNFYNDAQYGDDSAVENRKFTSPLKATVSAAFIASKSFSLNVDYSLGLTTPKYKTYGAAEEDLNAFFKDNYKNVSEVRAGAEYRVKQFRLRGGYAYTSNPFDALTVNAFRNDGSVNTNASYDNLMLNNRNALSFGLGYDFRSFYIDASYQNVTSKYTNPFMRGLVDATYEDGYYSSNNLIASDSYIVSDVKNVRNNFFITFGWKF; translated from the coding sequence ATGAGCATTTCTGCAGCATTTTTTGCGCAGGCTCAGGACGTTTCTGTAATCAGAAATACGGCAGAAATCTATTCAGGATCTCCTAATATAGGTTCTGCTAAATTTAACGCGATGGCAGGTTCCAATGGCGCCCTTGGAGGTGATGCGAACTCTCTACTGACTAACCCTGCAGGTTTGGGGGTTGCGATCTCAGGAGAAATGTCAGGAACTTTGTCACTTACCAACAATAAGAATACATCCTCTTTGGGAGGTTCGTCATTCGAATACCGCATCAACAAGGGAGATCTTGGAAATGTAGGTGCCGTAATGACTTTCCAGATGAGGCCCGAGAGTCCATGGAAGTTTGTTAACCTTGGGGTTAATTTTTCAAGCCAGTCCGTAGAAAATTATGTTCAGACTCCCGGAAACAGCAATATTGTGTATGAGTTTGATGCTGCCGGTACCCGAAGTTCATCATTCGGGGGACATGCCTATGACCGTTACGGTTATTTGACTAAAACAAGCATCGGTGTAGGAGCCAATTACAACCATAACCTGTATCTGGGGATGGGACTGAATTTCTTCAATGCCAATATTGACCAGTCGGACACGGCTATCTTTAATTCTTTGCAGAACGGATCTTCAGAATATTTTAGCAAACAGAATACGCCGTTCTCAGAAAGAGGAAACGGATTCTCCGCATCTGTCGGAGTGATCGGGAAAGTAAGCCCGAATTTCCGTCTGGGAGCAGCCATCGAAACCCCTACATTCTGGGATATCGACCGGGGTTATAATTTCTATAATGATGCTCAATACGGAGATGATTCGGCAGTTGAAAACAGAAAATTCACTTCCCCGCTTAAAGCGACCGTGAGTGCAGCTTTCATTGCGAGCAAAAGTTTTTCCCTGAATGTGGATTACAGCTTAGGCCTTACTACGCCAAAGTATAAGACTTATGGTGCGGCAGAGGAAGACCTGAATGCTTTCTTCAAAGACAATTATAAGAATGTCTCTGAAGTAAGGGCAGGTGCTGAGTACAGGGTAAAACAGTTCAGGCTGAGAGGAGGATATGCTTACACATCCAATCCTTTCGATGCACTTACTGTCAATGCATTCAGAAATGACGGTTCTGTAAATACGAATGCGTCTTATGATAATCTGATGCTTAACAACAGAAATGCTTTGTCATTCGGTCTTGGATATGATTTCAGATCATTTTATATTGATGCTTCCTACCAGAATGTGACTTCAAAATATACCAATCCGTTTATGAGAGGCCTGGTTGATGCGACATATGAAGACGGGTATTATTCATCAAATAACCTGATTGCCAGTGATTCTTACATCGTTTCAGATGTAAAAAATGTAAGAAACAATTTCTTTATCACTTTCGGATGGAAGTTTTAA
- a CDS encoding ZIP family metal transporter, whose translation MTVLLLVMSVLAGILLGKYFGRRQKLAKNLLILSAGFLITVCLNEVFPQVYSSGAGSGLGIFVIAGVLLQMILEALTKGFEHGHFHHHNEHQILPVALMVGLFIHAFIEGIPLANEEETFSPYLLGIVFHNLPISFILGAFLFNRKGESRSSASYPSLLIIALFVLASPLGMLLGNYFNPDLQPYFLAIVGGIFLHISSVIIFESNKNHNIDWLKIGLVILGVSLALVMHLFHHHAH comes from the coding sequence ATAACGGTTCTTTTACTGGTTATGAGCGTGCTTGCAGGCATACTGCTGGGCAAATATTTCGGAAGGAGGCAGAAGCTGGCTAAAAATCTGCTGATTTTAAGCGCAGGCTTCCTGATTACGGTCTGCCTGAACGAAGTATTTCCTCAGGTGTACAGTTCAGGAGCCGGAAGCGGGCTTGGGATATTCGTTATTGCCGGTGTGCTGCTTCAGATGATTCTTGAGGCGCTGACCAAAGGTTTTGAACACGGACATTTCCATCATCACAACGAGCATCAGATTCTTCCGGTGGCACTGATGGTAGGGCTTTTCATCCATGCTTTTATTGAGGGGATTCCTTTGGCAAACGAAGAAGAAACCTTTTCGCCGTATCTGTTAGGAATTGTTTTTCATAACCTTCCTATATCATTTATTCTGGGGGCTTTCTTATTCAACAGGAAAGGAGAATCAAGAAGTTCCGCATCTTATCCTTCTTTACTGATTATTGCATTGTTTGTCCTTGCTTCGCCCCTGGGGATGCTACTGGGCAATTATTTCAATCCTGACCTGCAGCCTTATTTTCTGGCCATTGTAGGGGGTATATTCCTGCACATCTCATCTGTGATCATTTTTGAAAGCAATAAGAACCATAATATCGACTGGCTCAAAATCGGGCTGGTGATCCTGGGGGTTTCCCTGGCCCTGGTGATGCACCTCTTTCATCATCATGCACATTAA
- a CDS encoding class I SAM-dependent methyltransferase encodes MEWFESWFDTPYYHLLYSNRDYTEAESFIKALTSELHLPPGSRIIDLACGKGRHSVFLNKLGYDVLGLDLSRQSIEHDKQFENQTLLFNVHDMRSPIEADPMDAVFNLFTSFGYFESEADDKKVFKSVYDALKPGGFFVLDYLNESFVKNTMVPESIVKRDDIEFRIQKKIEGRYIIKDIRFEADGNPYHFFEKVKLHTPETILLYAEECGFERIKIWGDYQLSAFDRNSSPRCINLFRKKG; translated from the coding sequence ATGGAATGGTTTGAATCTTGGTTTGATACCCCTTATTATCATTTATTATACAGCAACAGAGACTATACCGAGGCAGAAAGCTTCATTAAAGCGCTTACATCGGAGCTTCATCTTCCGCCCGGATCCAGGATTATTGACCTTGCCTGCGGCAAAGGCAGACATTCCGTATTCCTGAATAAACTCGGCTATGATGTCCTTGGACTGGACCTGTCCAGACAGAGTATCGAGCATGACAAACAATTTGAGAACCAGACACTGCTGTTCAATGTTCATGATATGCGAAGCCCTATTGAGGCCGATCCTATGGACGCCGTATTCAATCTTTTTACGAGTTTTGGATATTTTGAATCTGAAGCTGATGACAAAAAAGTTTTCAAATCCGTTTATGATGCCCTTAAACCCGGTGGTTTTTTCGTTTTGGATTACCTGAACGAAAGCTTTGTAAAAAATACGATGGTACCGGAATCCATTGTGAAACGAGATGATATCGAATTTAGAATTCAAAAGAAAATAGAAGGAAGGTATATCATTAAAGATATCCGTTTCGAAGCAGACGGCAATCCGTATCATTTTTTTGAGAAAGTGAAGCTCCATACTCCTGAAACCATCCTTCTTTATGCTGAGGAATGCGGTTTTGAACGGATTAAAATATGGGGGGATTATCAGTTGAGCGCATTTGACCGCAACAGTTCTCCCCGCTGCATTAATTTATTTAGAAAAAAAGGATGA
- a CDS encoding THUMP domain-containing class I SAM-dependent RNA methyltransferase: MDTENLQIQIKTFFGLEQILAEEIKKLGGRKVEVKNRAVNCEGDLGFLYKINYSARTALKILVPIHEFKAFNQHQFYDRLFKFNWEEFMDVEQSFAIDSTVNSETFKHSQFVTLKMKDAIVDYFQEKFKRRPNVETKHPDIKFHLHIDRELVTISLDSSGDALFKRGYRKEQGEAPINEVLASGMLHLAGWDGKGNFLDPMCGSGTLLIEAAMIAMDLPAQIFRRGFAFQNWKNYDAELFAKIKEFRVNRVREFTGKIVGYDIDARMLNAARINIEAAEMEDVIEVRKQNFFDSKKDLFPLLMVFNPPYDERISINDDDFYKKIGDTFKTSYPNTLAWLISSDLEAVKKIGLRPSRKIKLFNGKLETRFLQYEMYEGTKKVHKLEN; encoded by the coding sequence ATGGATACAGAGAATTTACAGATTCAGATCAAAACGTTTTTCGGGCTTGAGCAGATTTTAGCGGAAGAAATAAAAAAGCTGGGAGGAAGGAAAGTGGAGGTAAAGAACCGGGCAGTCAATTGTGAAGGTGATCTTGGCTTTCTTTATAAAATCAATTATTCTGCGAGGACAGCTTTAAAAATTTTAGTTCCGATTCATGAATTCAAAGCTTTCAACCAGCATCAGTTTTATGACCGGCTGTTTAAATTCAACTGGGAAGAGTTTATGGATGTGGAACAGTCATTTGCCATTGATTCAACGGTAAATTCAGAAACGTTCAAGCACTCACAGTTTGTAACGCTGAAAATGAAAGATGCTATCGTAGATTATTTCCAGGAAAAGTTTAAAAGGCGCCCGAATGTAGAAACCAAACATCCGGATATTAAGTTTCATCTTCATATCGACCGCGAACTCGTGACCATTTCTCTGGATTCTTCCGGGGATGCCCTGTTTAAAAGAGGCTACAGGAAAGAGCAGGGAGAGGCTCCGATCAATGAAGTGCTCGCAAGCGGAATGCTTCATCTGGCCGGCTGGGACGGAAAAGGCAATTTCCTTGATCCTATGTGCGGTTCTGGAACCCTGCTGATAGAAGCGGCGATGATTGCGATGGACCTTCCGGCACAGATTTTCAGAAGAGGATTTGCATTCCAGAACTGGAAAAATTATGATGCCGAGCTGTTTGCAAAAATAAAAGAATTCAGGGTAAACAGAGTTCGGGAATTTACCGGTAAGATTGTGGGCTATGATATTGATGCCAGAATGCTGAATGCAGCGAGGATCAATATTGAAGCTGCTGAAATGGAAGACGTGATTGAAGTACGTAAACAGAACTTCTTCGACTCCAAAAAAGACCTATTCCCTTTGCTGATGGTATTCAATCCGCCTTACGATGAGCGGATCTCCATTAATGATGATGACTTCTACAAAAAAATAGGGGATACCTTTAAAACCAGCTATCCCAATACCCTGGCCTGGCTTATTTCCTCAGACCTTGAAGCGGTAAAGAAAATAGGCCTTCGGCCTTCAAGGAAAATCAAGCTTTTCAACGGAAAACTGGAGACCCGTTTTCTTCAGTATGAAATGTACGAGGGAACGAAGAAAGTGCATAAGCTGGAAAACTGA
- a CDS encoding branched-chain amino acid ABC transporter substrate-binding protein — MPFDFFDALSFFSDFLNLLGNTSSSSGPVRDEEYPEKKPRYFKEIMSVLFILISAVLIVLVLKDPLPEIYSIRTLFIISLIGIAVSCTVFFILYLRGRYYFTSVFQWLLFSGSMMLSFISLGFCLYFKSDWFLQ, encoded by the coding sequence ATGCCTTTTGACTTTTTCGACGCTTTAAGTTTTTTTTCCGATTTCCTGAATTTGCTGGGTAATACTTCATCATCATCCGGGCCTGTTCGTGATGAAGAGTATCCAGAGAAAAAACCGCGATACTTTAAAGAAATCATGAGCGTACTGTTTATATTGATTTCTGCTGTATTGATTGTTCTGGTGCTTAAAGATCCTTTGCCGGAAATATATTCTATCCGGACATTATTTATAATCAGTCTGATAGGTATCGCTGTTTCCTGTACTGTATTTTTTATCCTCTACTTGAGGGGGAGATATTATTTTACCAGTGTTTTTCAGTGGTTGCTCTTTAGTGGGTCAATGATGCTATCTTTTATTTCATTGGGATTTTGCCTGTACTTTAAATCGGATTGGTTTCTGCAGTAA
- a CDS encoding glycosyltransferase, producing MKPTLSVIVAIFNRKDELFELLNSLSHQTDHEFEVIIVDDGSFIDLKPTVSRFKEMLNIRYFRKDNSGPGLSRNYGAYRAQHEWLVFVDSDVIVEQDYIANIKKDIQMIPCDAFGGADKAHKGFNLMQKAISYSMTSVFTTGGIRGNKKAVSKFQPRSFNMGVRKEAFNAVGGFSEMRIGEDPDLSMTLWEHGYTTAFFDDIAVYHKRRVDFGKFSKQVYQFGCARPILNQRHPDYVKISFAFPSLFLLGYLMGFLEYFLMGKGIILSLYGLYTFMVLFHALFVTGNISIAGMAVISTYIQMFSYGYGFLKSWVLLNVLKMKPEEAFPTHFHKKS from the coding sequence TTGAAACCTACCCTTTCCGTTATTGTCGCGATTTTCAACCGTAAAGATGAGCTTTTTGAGCTTTTGAATTCATTATCCCATCAGACTGACCATGAGTTTGAAGTGATCATTGTGGATGACGGGTCTTTTATCGATCTGAAGCCCACTGTTTCGCGTTTTAAAGAAATGCTGAATATCCGGTATTTCCGGAAAGACAATTCAGGGCCTGGATTATCCAGGAATTACGGTGCGTACAGGGCACAGCATGAATGGCTGGTTTTTGTAGACAGTGACGTCATTGTAGAGCAGGATTATATTGCGAACATTAAGAAAGATATTCAGATGATACCCTGTGATGCGTTTGGAGGAGCAGATAAAGCACACAAAGGATTCAATCTGATGCAGAAAGCCATTTCCTATTCAATGACCTCGGTATTTACCACCGGCGGAATCCGCGGGAATAAAAAAGCGGTTTCAAAATTCCAGCCCAGGAGTTTTAACATGGGTGTCAGAAAAGAAGCATTTAATGCTGTAGGCGGGTTTTCGGAAATGCGGATAGGGGAGGATCCGGACCTTTCCATGACACTTTGGGAACACGGATACACCACTGCTTTTTTTGATGATATTGCCGTATATCATAAACGAAGGGTAGATTTCGGTAAGTTTTCCAAGCAGGTGTACCAATTCGGCTGCGCAAGGCCTATCCTTAATCAAAGGCATCCGGATTATGTGAAAATATCTTTTGCCTTTCCTAGCCTGTTTTTATTAGGCTATCTGATGGGCTTCCTGGAGTATTTTTTAATGGGAAAAGGAATTATCCTTTCACTGTATGGCCTGTACACATTTATGGTACTGTTCCATGCTCTTTTCGTGACCGGAAATATCAGCATTGCAGGCATGGCGGTAATTTCTACCTACATCCAGATGTTTTCGTACGGATACGGTTTCCTGAAATCGTGGGTTTTACTGAATGTCTTAAAAATGAAGCCGGAAGAGGCCTTTCCTACCCATTTTCATAAGAAATCTTAA
- a CDS encoding aminotransferase class I/II-fold pyridoxal phosphate-dependent enzyme produces MENFNAANEIQDLQYFGEFGGVNPSISDSSTYTFLSAKTMFDTFEGNAEGCYLYSRHSSPMNLYLSQALAKLENTEAANVTASGMGAITSVLMQVCKNGDHIISSRTIYGGTYAFLKNFFPNYGIKTTFTDISNFEAIENAIQPNTKVIYCESVSNPLLEVADLRTLSKICKKHGLKLIVDNTFSPLSISPTLLGADIVIHSLTKFINGSSDTVGGVYCGTQEFIDDTKNVNSGACMLLGPTMDSLRSSSILKNLRTLHIRMKQHSYNALYLAERFEQDGLKVSYPGLESHRNHTLMKSMMQQEYGFGGLLTIDAGTTEKANELMELMQQENLGYLAVSLGFYKTLFSCSGSSTSSEIPEEERIAMGISDGLIRFSIGLDHDIERTYRKMKDCMFRTGVLSHETISIS; encoded by the coding sequence ATGGAAAATTTCAATGCAGCAAACGAGATACAGGATCTGCAGTACTTCGGTGAATTCGGAGGAGTGAATCCGTCCATTTCAGATAGTTCAACCTATACTTTTCTTTCTGCGAAGACGATGTTCGATACCTTTGAAGGCAATGCAGAAGGATGTTACCTCTATTCAAGGCATTCGTCTCCTATGAACCTTTACCTTTCCCAGGCACTGGCTAAGCTTGAGAATACGGAAGCAGCTAATGTAACGGCCTCCGGGATGGGCGCTATTACCTCTGTGCTTATGCAGGTATGCAAAAACGGAGACCACATCATTTCCAGCAGAACCATTTACGGAGGAACCTACGCGTTCCTTAAAAACTTCTTCCCGAACTATGGCATAAAGACGACATTTACAGATATCAGCAATTTTGAGGCGATTGAAAACGCAATACAACCCAACACCAAAGTAATATATTGTGAAAGTGTAAGCAATCCCCTGCTGGAAGTAGCAGACCTGAGGACACTTTCAAAAATCTGTAAGAAGCACGGATTAAAACTCATTGTAGACAATACGTTTTCACCCCTTTCCATATCTCCTACATTGCTGGGAGCTGATATTGTCATCCATAGCCTTACCAAGTTCATTAACGGCAGCAGCGATACCGTTGGCGGCGTCTATTGCGGCACACAGGAATTTATTGATGATACAAAAAATGTCAACAGCGGAGCCTGCATGCTTCTGGGACCGACAATGGACAGCCTGCGTTCGTCAAGCATCCTGAAAAACCTCAGAACCCTGCACATCAGAATGAAACAGCACAGCTACAATGCACTGTACCTGGCAGAAAGGTTTGAACAGGACGGACTGAAAGTTTCTTATCCCGGACTGGAATCACACCGCAATCATACGCTTATGAAAAGCATGATGCAGCAGGAATACGGTTTTGGTGGCTTACTGACCATCGATGCCGGAACGACTGAAAAAGCCAATGAACTGATGGAACTGATGCAGCAGGAAAACTTAGGCTACCTTGCCGTAAGCTTAGGATTTTACAAAACTTTATTCTCATGTTCCGGAAGCTCGACATCATCCGAGATTCCGGAAGAAGAAAGAATTGCGATGGGCATTTCCGACGGGCTCATCAGGTTCTCCATCGGTCTTGATCATGATATTGAACGCACATACAGAAAAATGAAGGACTGCATGTTTAGGACAGGCGTCCTCAGCCATGAAACCATTTCCATATCCTAA
- a CDS encoding Lrp/AsnC family transcriptional regulator: MRFDDIDRNLLLFLQQDSKQTTKELAYKLGLSVTAVYERIRKLENAGVIAKYVAILDRHKINRDFIVLCHVKLTQHKKEYVLQFEKEIMDLQEVTECFHVSGDYDYILKIGVRDMDDYRNFMLSKLTTLNHIASTHSSFMISEIKNTTAIVL, translated from the coding sequence ATGAGGTTTGATGATATCGACAGAAACCTGCTTCTTTTTCTTCAGCAGGATTCCAAACAGACGACCAAAGAACTGGCTTATAAACTCGGACTATCGGTTACGGCTGTATATGAGCGCATCAGGAAACTTGAAAATGCAGGAGTGATTGCAAAATATGTCGCCATCCTGGACCGGCATAAGATCAACCGGGATTTTATTGTTCTTTGCCATGTGAAACTGACACAGCACAAAAAGGAATATGTGCTGCAGTTTGAAAAAGAAATCATGGACCTGCAGGAAGTGACAGAATGTTTCCATGTAAGCGGTGATTATGATTATATTTTAAAGATCGGGGTAAGGGATATGGATGATTACCGCAACTTCATGCTTTCAAAACTGACCACTCTGAACCATATTGCAAGCACTCACAGTTCATTCATGATTTCTGAGATTAAAAATACCACGGCTATAGTGCTTTAA
- a CDS encoding bestrophin family protein, with amino-acid sequence MITTRYVNYRQILNLSGIHLLIISIWCTLIALVFYFLEWEWMIIPWVPVALIGTAEAFLVGFKNNQAYDRLWEARKIWGGIVNSSRSFAAMVYAFDTEQEHIGIFDLEKRRKTIVHRHIAWLYALREQLLVPTEWEHIKAEETDHFKNIDHKRNRLIKAGFPDYSRTSIFLNKYLSEEESGLQSTSKNFATYLISQQAKDINELKNDGIISEFNQMQLQTCLNEFYGFQGQAERIKKFPSPRQFASTAFIFNILFITLLPLGLVSEFAKLGDWGIWVSIPFCIIVGWIYIIMELVGDYSENPFAGLMFDIPMLSICRTIEIDLLQMTGETELPDPVASKNGVLV; translated from the coding sequence ATGATTACAACACGATACGTCAATTACAGGCAGATCCTGAACTTATCAGGTATTCACCTGCTCATCATATCCATCTGGTGTACCCTTATTGCCCTTGTCTTTTATTTTCTTGAATGGGAATGGATGATTATTCCATGGGTACCTGTTGCACTCATCGGTACAGCAGAAGCTTTCCTCGTAGGGTTTAAAAACAACCAGGCCTATGACAGGCTTTGGGAAGCCAGAAAAATATGGGGCGGAATCGTGAATTCCAGCCGTTCTTTTGCTGCAATGGTATATGCTTTTGATACTGAGCAAGAACATATAGGGATTTTCGACCTTGAGAAAAGGAGAAAAACCATCGTACACCGCCATATCGCATGGCTGTATGCGTTACGTGAACAGCTGCTTGTGCCTACGGAATGGGAACATATCAAGGCTGAAGAAACAGATCATTTTAAAAATATAGACCATAAGCGGAACAGGCTGATCAAAGCAGGATTTCCGGATTACAGCCGGACTTCCATTTTTCTTAATAAATACCTGTCCGAAGAAGAATCCGGACTGCAATCTACCTCTAAAAACTTTGCCACCTACCTGATTTCCCAACAAGCAAAAGACATCAATGAACTGAAAAACGACGGGATCATATCTGAATTCAACCAGATGCAGCTCCAGACCTGTCTCAATGAATTCTACGGTTTCCAGGGACAGGCGGAAAGGATTAAAAAATTCCCCTCTCCCCGCCAGTTTGCCAGTACGGCATTTATCTTCAATATTTTGTTCATTACCCTGCTTCCCTTAGGTCTGGTAAGCGAGTTTGCCAAACTTGGCGACTGGGGGATCTGGGTAAGCATTCCGTTCTGCATCATTGTAGGCTGGATTTACATCATCATGGAACTGGTTGGGGACTATTCGGAAAACCCTTTTGCAGGGCTTATGTTTGATATCCCTATGCTTTCGATCTGCCGGACGATAGAAATCGACCTGCTGCAGATGACCGGAGAAACCGAACTTCCTGATCCTGTTGCATCAAAGAACGGTGTATTGGTATAA